The DNA window AAAAGGAATTATAACTGTAATGACTATATGTTTCCTATTATTTTCTTCTTATTACTTTAGTAATATTTCACCTCAGAATCCACTGTTCAAAAAAAATTTTTTGCAACAATTGTCTCCCCAAGGCTTTGGCTTTTATAGTAAAAGCCCTACAGAAGAAAACATTTCATTTCACACAAAAGAAAATTTAAAGTTACCTAATGCACTTCCCAATAATTTTTTTGGGATAAAAAGAGAAGGAAGAGTTCAGGCAATAGAATTAGGCAAAATTGTAGAGAATATCGATCCAAAGAATTGGAAAACTTGTGAAAACAATAACTCCTGCACAAATTTAGAGAAACAAATAAAGCCTATTAAGGTTATAAAAAATGAAGATTATATACATCTTAGCAAAGGAGAATACCTAATATATCGCCAAAAACCACTCTCATGGTATTGGATAGACTTTAAGCAAACTACCTCTTTTGAAAGAAAGGTGCTAAAAATAAAAATAGTATGAAGATATTAAATAGTTTAGAAGGTTATATTGACACCTATAATCCATGGAAAAATACATATGCACTTTTTAGAAGTTTACTTGGTTTCTCAACATTACTAGTACTATTATTCAATAGTACTGATATTTTATTTAGTTATAGTGCAAATAATGTCACATGTGAAAATGTCTATATCCCTACCGCTTTTTGTTTTGCTAAAGAATATAGTATCAATTTTGAGATTATAAGATACTTAATGATTTTTATATTAACCTTAGTGGTTATAGGGTGGAGACCTAGATTTACCGGTTTATTTCACTGGTATATTTGCTATAGTATTCAAACTTCAGCTTTAACTATCGATGGTGGAGAGCAAATTGCAACTGTTCTTTCTTTTCTTATATTACCTGTTACATTATTAGATTCAAGGCGAAATCATTGGAATATAAAGAAAAACAATAATGAATCTTTCACAAAGAAGACAGTATTGTTTTATATAATGACAATAATTAAAATTCAAGTTTTTATCATTTATTTAAACGCAGCTTTAGAGCGATTGA is part of the Bacillota bacterium genome and encodes:
- the sdpA gene encoding sporulation-delaying system protein SdpA, whose protein sequence is MTICFLLFSSYYFSNISPQNPLFKKNFLQQLSPQGFGFYSKSPTEENISFHTKENLKLPNALPNNFFGIKREGRVQAIELGKIVENIDPKNWKTCENNNSCTNLEKQIKPIKVIKNEDYIHLSKGEYLIYRQKPLSWYWIDFKQTTSFERKVLKIKIV
- the sdpB gene encoding sporulation-delaying protein SdpB, which produces MKILNSLEGYIDTYNPWKNTYALFRSLLGFSTLLVLLFNSTDILFSYSANNVTCENVYIPTAFCFAKEYSINFEIIRYLMIFILTLVVIGWRPRFTGLFHWYICYSIQTSALTIDGGEQIATVLSFLILPVTLLDSRRNHWNIKKNNNESFTKKTVLFYIMTIIKIQVFIIYLNAALERLKNKEWAEGTAIYYFFSDPVFGLPEYQLNLLNPLLESNFIVVITWLVTIFELFLAASIISNIRIKRIALVLGILFHIGIIFSIGIVSFGLIMISALIIYLHPVQQNITMNWCSPLFKYIYVKGKRNFKRIGGESVKFLTKLFHS